The genome window AACCGACTCAAGATTGGGTCGGAGAATCGGTTCAAATCAAGCCTCTTCCGGAAAAAAATCGACACCAGTTGCAATTGACGCGTACCGAAGATGGCAAGCCAGAAGAGGTGATCAAAATTGATTTAACCACAGTAGAATTATTTGACTTGGTTGAAGCCATTGATCAACTCTTAAATGATGGCACTACTCTTCCCGAACTTACCTTAAGTCTTCATCCTCACTCTCGTAAAATTCGTAGCCGCAACGAACCGTTAGCGAAAAAAGCCCAGCCCGCAATGACGGGAGTGGCGAGTTTAGCTGTCGCCGCGATCGCGCTCTTTTTTGTTCCCATTCCAGAAATACGCGAACCCGAACCCGTAGAAGGTAATGGATCCCGTCGTGAAGAAACCCTCCCCAGTGAAAGGGGGCGTGCCGTCCCTTCCGGGATTAAAGAAACCCTCGCCGATCTTCCGAGAATTACTGATTCAGACGAGTTAGCGGCTTTAGGAAGTAATCTGCAAACGACAATTAGTCAAAACTTACAACAAGAGGTTAGGGAAGAATCCTTACGGTATCGGGTGTGGGTTACACAGACAGGAGATGTTCTGGGTTACGAACAACTCGCAGGACCGAATCTCAATATTACCGAAACCCCCGTTCTCCCCAATTTGCTTTCTTTACCCGTTGAGGGCAATACTCCACAAGCAAGTGCTGTTGGGGAATTAGAAGTCACTTTCAACGCCAATGGAGTCGTGGCAGTCGAACGGGAGTAATTGTCGCACAAAATGCCAATTGCCGACTCTGGCATAAGGTTCTAATGCCGAGAGAACCGTTTTCCCATAACTGCGATGATTGACCCGACTATCGAGTAAGGCAACAACCCCTTGTTGTTCGCGCAAAGGAACCACTGCTCGCTGTAATTCTCTCAATGCCGTGGGTAAGAGATAGAGGCGAAACCAATCTTGGCGTTTCTGTTTATAATAAGCAGTTTGTCCGGCAACAATCGGGTTTTCCAGAGAAGGAAGCGGAATGGTTGTCATAATCAGCAACTGTGGCGTCGCTAACTGTTGTCGGTAGTCTTGCCAAAATTCCCAGCTACACACTAAAATCCCATTTTCTCGCAGTTGCGTACTTTCTAACCGGACGCGAGACCCAAATTCACCTGCTAATGCCGTTGCTGTTTGTCGTTTCAAGGGGACATCACTGACTAGAACAACCACTAAATTGCTATGGAAATCGCCCTCAGTGATCAGGTGACGGATTTTTTCCAAGAGGGCGGGTTGAAATTCCCTGGTATTGGGCATTGGCATCCCATCGGGTATATATAAATTAATTGCATCCTGATGGCGATCGCGCGCAAACCGTAAGCAAGTCATCTCTGGTAAACCCAACTTCTGACGATACACAGGGGCATCTTTTTCCCAATCGAGAAAGCCGCCAATGAAAACCGTTGGCTGTTGTGTCCAAAGTGGGGTTAACTCTTCAGAGACCGAACCAGGACAACACGCAATTGTAAATTCTCCTCGTTCCCGATACATATCTGCCCAAAGGAGTTGATTACTTTGTTGGGCTTGCTGGAAAAACTGGCAAAAGGGATGATTAGGTGCAGTCTCCTTTAAAACCACAAATAGCTTTTTCAGAATTTCTTGTTCCGGTTCATTCAGCAATAAACACTCATAAGGATTTTGCGGGCGATTAAAGAGCATTTTGGTCAGTTCCACTCTCACATCACGAATGAGGTCTGCATGCTGCGGATAATGGTTGAGTAATTCATTCCAATGGCGAGTGGAAATCCTCAAGGTGAGTTGCTCTCGTGCCCAATCTTCTAAATCATCCGCTTCGTCAAAAATGGTGGGAATGCCCTCAGGAAGGAATCCTTTTTCAAAGAGACGATCCGCAAACCAGTCTTGAGGAGAAACCAGAATTAACCCGGAATGATGGCTCAATATTTCTGGAGAAAGGTTGGCTAAGTTTTCGCAAACCTGAACCGGTGTGTTCGTATCCAGCCATTCTTTGAGTTGTGGAATTGCCCGATCTAAAAGCTGCTTTTGTTTGCTTTTCGGGGCAACAACAAGGACAGGACGGGCAAACAATAGAGCAGGAGTCAGATAGCTAAAGCAGTAGCCTGAGGCAGTTCCCGTTTGCATCAGGGCAGACCGTTTAAGGCGCAACGCTCTTGCCACAAGACGCGCCATTGTTAGATGATGGGGCCAATTGAGGTCGGGTTGATTGCGAAGAAAGCTACGGAGATAGGTATGGACTTCTGCTTCGATAACTGTCACGAGAACACTTCAATTTAAATAGAGTCACTCCCATCATTATAAAAAAGCATTATGAAGGTCGGAATTATTGGTTTAGGTTTAATTGGCGGTTCGTTAGGGTTAGCGCTGCGATCGCGCGGTCATTATATCCTCGGGATTTCCCGTCATCAGGAAACTTGCACCCTTGCTTGTGAAAAAGGAATTGCCGATAAGGCGAGTGTTGATTTCTCCCTTCTCCAAGCTACAGAGGTGGTATTTATTTGTACCCCGATTGGCGCGATTTTACCGACAGTGGAAAAATTACAACCCATTCTTTCCCCCGACACGATTTTGACGGATGTGGGATCAGTGAAAAGTGCGGTTGTGAATGCAGTCGCCCCTCTCTGGTCAAATTTTATTGGCGGACACCCCATGGCAGGAACCGCAGAACAAGGGATTACAGCAGCCAAGCCGGACTTATTCCCAGGCACACGATATGTGTTAACCCCCACAGAACACACGCCCTCACAAGCGCAAAAAACGGTCACTGAATTAGTTCAGTCTTTAGAGACCGAGGTTATTATTTGTCCCCCAGAAACCCATGATCAAGCTGTCGCTTGGATTTCTCATTTACCGGTATTTGTCAGTAGCAGTTTAATTGCTGCTTCTCTGCAAGAAACCGATCCCGAAGTGGCACAGTTAGCACAAAAACTCGCAAGTTCTGGCTTCCGGGATACCAGTCGCGTCGGTGGGGGGAACCCAGAATTAGGGGTGATGATGGCAAAATATAATAAAGAAGCCGTGCAGCGATCGCTGCAAGTGTATCAAGAACAATTAGAGACAATCAAGCAAGTGATTGAAGCCGAAAATTGGGATGTTTTAGAGATGATGTTAGGGCAAACTAAGGGCGCGCGATCGCGCTACGATATGACTCATTGACTTGGATTTAATTTTCATCTGTATCAAAAGCATAAAATGCTGCTGGACTCATAACCTTGGGGGAATTGAGTTCTAAAGTTAAAATATCTTTATCACCAGTAATCAAGTAGTCACATTGAGAGTAAATAGCAGCTATCACAATCGGCAAATCTGCTTGATCTCTCAAAAAAGTTAGGTCGTCACGGGAGGCGGGTTCGATATTATCAATATCAACAAGTTCGTAGGATAACTCAATCAAAAACGTCTCTAGCGTTTCAATCTGATTCGGAAACTTCCGCTCAAACACTGCATATAGTTCATCCACAACATACTGAGATATAACTAAGGTATGCCATGCAATTGCGTATCGCATAAACTCAGCTACCGATGAATTAGGGAACAGAATTGCCGAAATAATCACATTAGTATCAATAAATAAACGCACAGCAAATTACTGCCCATTTTCAATGCGAACTTCTTTAACTAATTGGATGACATCTTCTTCGTTGCGAATTTCCGCTTTTTCTGCTGCACCAGAAAGTTCTTCCTGTATTTTAGAAAGTGCAGTCAGTGATGAGTTAGCAAGGGTGATTTTGCCATTTTCTTCAATAAATAAAACTTTGTCGCCAGGTTTAAGATTCAGTTGCTTGCGAATCTCAACCGGTATCGTAATTTGTCCTTTAGAGGTAACTTTAGCTAGTTCCATAACCCTTCCTTACATTCCTTACTATTATTGTATAACTGTATTTTGCTAGCGCTGCCAATAGATTAGGAATGATGAGAGATGATGTTAGGGCAAACCCAAGATGCGCGATCAAATTTTTTATAAGTCAGGAATTATACGCGTTTGGTATCATAAAAGGGATGATTGATGCTTCTGTGATTCCAAGGGTCACGCATGCAAAAGACTGGACTACTCTCTAATTTTACGTTAATTGTGTTTGAATAAATTATCTTTTATTTGTATTTAATAATGCTTCGATCAATTATTTTATTTCTAGTTTTAGTTACATTAGCTGCTTGCGGCAGTTCTGCTCAAGTGCAAGCCCAAGATCGTCTTTTCCCTAAAATGTCGGTTGATTTTTTAGATTCTTATGAACTGCCTAAACAGACATTTGAAAAAACACCGGTTGGTGGTTTATCTGGGATCACCTATAACCAGAAGAAAAATTTATTTTATGCGATTTCGGATGATCGCAGCCGAAATGCCCCGGCAAGATTTTATACCCTTGATATTAGCGTTAAACTCCAAGAAACCACGCCACAAATTGCAGATGTTAGCGTGGAAGATGTTACGTTTCTCCAAACTGAGGCGGGAGAAGTTTTTCCCAAGGGAGAAATTGATGGTGAAGGGATTGCTTTTGCCCCCGGCAATACGGTCTTTATTTCTAGTGAAGGGAACACGGAGCAAAATATTTATCCTTTTGTCAAGCGCTTTGATCTCGATACAGGAGTGCAGAAACAAACCCTTCCGTTACCGCAACGGTTTTTATTACCAGAAACAGAAGAAGATGCCCCCAGAGGGGTGAGAAATAATCTGGGGTTTGAATCTCTAACGCTTAATCCGAGTGGTGTACTCAGTCCAGAAGGGGATCCCTTTCGAGTTTTCACCGCAACAGAATCGTCTCTCCGTCAGGATCAATTACCTAAAGATTCGGAAGAACCAACCCGAGTTCGTTTTTTACATTATGTGGTTAATCCGATTGGGCAACCCCTTCCGATTGCCGAACATTTATATTTATTAGATGAACCCCCATTAGGAACCGTTGGTAATGGTTTAACCGAAGTTTTAGCTATTCAACCGGAAGGGTATTTCTTAACCCTAGAACGGTCTTATGGCTTATCAGGATATGGTGCCAAACTCTTTCTGATGACAATTGGCAATGCAACAGATACGTCAGGCGTAAACACCTTTAATGTTGAATTAGGAGGATTGCAACCGCTGCGGAAAAAGCTATTGTTTGATTTCTCTGAACTTGATTTCGATATCTATAATTTGGAAGGCTTAGCTGTGGGTCCAACTTTACCCGATGGCAGTCAAAGTTTATTTGTCATTAGTGATGATAATTTTAATGAACAGGAAATTACCCAAATTTTATTGTTTCGTTTGCAAAATTAAATCAAACTTGCTTGATTCCCTAAAACAGCTAACGAATGACAAATAACTAACTTATTATGTCCTACTGGCACATTGTTCCTAAACCTGAAATTCCAGACTGGTTCCTCACGGCAGTCGCACAGTATCATCCGCCATACTCTCCATATATTGCTCAATTATTGTGGCAACGAGGCATTGATGATTTAGACAGTTTAAAGCAATTTCTTGACCCGAAAACGTATACGCCCACTTCTGGCTTTGCTGGTTTTGGACGACAAATGGAGTTAGCGATTCAACGATGTCAGCAAGCCTGGGAAAATCAGGAAAAAGTTGTCATCTGGGGAGATTTTGATGCCGATGGGGTCACGGCAACAAGTGTGCTTTGGGAAGGGTTACAACCTTTTTTTCCCACTCCGGAAAGCCTCTCTTATTACATTCCGAATCGTCTGACTGAGTCTCATGGCTTGAACGAACCAGGGTTGAGACAATTGGCAGCGAATGGGGTGGAATTAGTGATTACTTGCGATACCGGAAGCACGAATTTGGCGGAAATGAAAATTGCTAAAACCTTGGGGATTGATCTGATCATTACCGATCATCATACGTTGCCCTCAGAAGAACCTGATGTCGTTGCCATTCTCAACCCTAAATATTTAGCCCCATCGCATCCGCTCTATCATCTGTCGGGTGTCGCCGTAGCGTATAAACTCATTGAGGCTTTATCTGAATCTTTTCCGGAAATTCCAGAACAGCCAGCAGAAACGTTATTAGATTTAGTCGCCATTGGACTGATTGCCGATTTAGTAGAACTGCGAGGAGATTGTCGCTATTTAGCTCAACAAGGCATTCAAAAATTAGCCCAACAACTGAATCATCCCACGCGCCCAGGGATTGCTGAACTGTTGAAGTTATGTAAGAGAAGCGGCGATCGACCGATGGATATTGCCTTTGGCATTGGTCCTCGTATTAATGCCATTAGTCGTATTCAAGGGGATGCGACATTTGCAGTGGAATTGTTAACCAGTCAAGACGAAACCGTTTGTAAACAACTGGCTCAACAAACTGAAATTGCGAATACGCGTCGCAAGGAACTACAAAAGGAAGTGGAAACTGCCGTGAAATGGCGCATTGCAGAACTGGATTTATCGACAACGGGGGTAATTGTTCTCGCTGATTCCCAATGGCAACCGGGGGTTTTAGGGTTAGTAGCGGGACAAATTGCTCAAGAATATGCCCGTCCCACCATCCTTTTAAACTTGGATACGGCTAATGAAGAAGAAATCAGTTTTGCTCGCGGTTCTGCCCGTTCTGTGCAGAAAATCGATCTTTATCAACTGCTGCGATCGCAGCAACATTTATTACATCGCTTTGGCGGACATCCGTTTGCTGCAGGACTCAGTATTAAAGCAGAAAATCTCCCGATTTTTCGAGAGGCAATTAATCAACAATTTCGCCAGCAATATGGCAGTATTGCCCCCGAACCTACCTTGGCAATTGATTTGATTGTTACTGTTCAAGAGTTAGGAAAAGAACTCTTTCAAGCTTTAAAATTACTGGAACCTTATGGAATGGGCAATCCGCTTCCGCGCTTACTGATTCAAAATTGCTGGTTTGAGCAAGTTTGGAATAAAAATATTCAAGATTATACGGGTAAGAAAATTCGCTATATTCGCACCACATTTAAAATTTGTGATGAAACTAAGCCAGAGGGATTTCCTGGCATGTGGTGGGGACACTATAAGGAAGAGTTACCGGAGAATCAATCGTTTGATGCGGTAGTCGAACTAGATTTTAATGCTTATCAAAAAGAGTACGAAGTGCGCATTGTAGAAGTCAAAGCAAAGCAGCAACAAGATAGTTATTCTTTTGGGAGTGATGAGACACTGGTCTTGCTGGATTGTCGAGGAGAGAAGACACCCGTTGAGACCAAAGAGCCGGTTTTAACGGTCGATAACTGTCCTCGCCATTGGGAAGAAATAACGTCAACTCTGGAAGCAGGAATGAAAAGCAATTGCGCGATCGCGCTGACTTATTCGTCACCTCATCACTTGCCAGCAAAAGAGATTTGGAAACAGTTACTGGGTATTGCCAAATATCTCAGCCGGACTGAGCAAATTGTGACCCAAGAAAAACTACAAACTCAGTTGGCATTAAGTCGAAAAACACTTACCCTTGGTCTGCAAGCATTGATGAGTATCGGCTTTCATCTCGAAGGAGAAGTAGCAATAAAAGTAACAGGAACAGCAAAGACTGATATTTTTAGTCCTGACGCTGTTCAGACTTTTTTAGCGGCAGTTCAAGAAGAACAATTTCGTTGTCAGTACTTTTCTGAAGTACCCATCGACATGATTCGTAAGCAAGGTCTAGCTGTTTCTGCTGATTCCAAATAAAGGAGCATTTTCTGGTAAAAGGGTTCCGGATCGAAATTGTAATTTTCCTTAATATTCAACGATTTTGCGTCCTTTCAGCCGATGGATCTTGAATAGTCAGCTTAATTTTGCTATTTTGATGAAGTATGGGTTGAAGTTGTGTCTAATTCTTAAAAAGTAAGCTTGGAAAGCTAGTAATACGTTTCAAGCTTTATCAACCCTCTTTTTTTAGCGGCAACGCGTTGAATGAATTCATTTGTAACGACTTTGTTATAAATTTGACAAATTAAACTATTTCAGGTGAAGAATTAACGACTGGGCGATTAATTTTGTTTGCATCGAGGGATGAGTGTACTGATTTTTTCTCCCTTGCCTCCCCGATCCAACTTCGACCCATTATTTCAAAACTGACCGACAACGACTTATTGTCCCCCCCAAAGGAAACGCCCGCCTAAAAAGAGGATGATTCCACCAATGGCAAGCCAGTCTCTGCCTCTGAGCCTTAGGTAATGCCATTGGACATTATGTTGATCGGGACTGGTAAAGCCTCGCACTTCCATCGCGATCGCGATTTGTTCGGCTCTCATCAAGAGGTTTTCCAATAACTTTTCTGCCACCATTAACCACAGCGTTAGACTTTTACGAATACCCAATTTTTTCCAGTTAATTGCCCGGGTACTAACCGAACGAACCAGATTTTGAATTTCTTCTAAAACCAGGGGAATGAAGCGTAGGGATAGGGTTAGAGTAAGTAAGATTTCGGTTACTGGAACGCCAAAGCGGCGTAACGGTTGAAAAAAGGTTTCTAAACCGGCAGTAATTTTTTCGGGGGCAGTGGTTAAAAGATAAAGATTGGTACTATAAATGAGGGTAAAAATGAGGGTGCTGACGCGAATGGCAAGGTCGAGAGACCGACGAGTCACAGTGAGCCAAGCTTCATTAATTAAGACGTACTGATAATCAGTTGGTTGGGGGAGGTCCAGATCGCTGCTGGGTAATCTGGGTTGATGGTTAATAGCAAGTCCATCATCGAAAATGCAGGTCAACACAAAGACTAATGTGCAAAGGATCAGTAGCCATCCCATCTGTTGTCGCCAAACGCGGAGGGGAATGCGAGCCAAGAACGTAATTAAAATTAAAGCAAAGACTAAGCCAATCCGCCACAGGGGATGCGCCAAAATGGGGGTGAGAAGAAACCCCATCAACCAAGCCAGTTTAATTCTTGGATCGAGATGATGAAGCCAAGTATCGGGTTTTTCTAAATATAAGCCAATGGGCAGCGATCGCAGTAAGTCCATATAACAATTAATAATTCAACTGAGTGGTCATGGGCTGATGATGCAAAGAATCAGTCGCTATCCATTATTAAGTTCTCCTACACTCTTGTTGCACGATTCAGTTTGTTTTCTTCGACATCTCGGGGTCGCTTACCACGCCAAATTAAACGTAAGGGTGTTCCAGTAAAGCCTAATTGTTCTCGGAATTGACGGTCAATATAACGGCGATAGGTATCATTGAAACGTTTAGGATCGTTCACGAATAGGGCAATGGTTGGCGGTTGGGTACTCACCTGCGTTCCGTAATAAATTCTGCCTTGTTTCCCTTGACGACTCGTCGGTGGAGAATACCAAGCCACTGCTTCTTGAATCACTTCATTGATCACAGCGGTACTGACACGGCGACGATGTTCTTGCACCGCAGTCTGAATGGAATCAAAAATGGTTTTTACCCGTTGTCCGGTTAAGGCACTGACAAATAAAATTTCTGACCAATACATAAAATAAACGCGATCGCGCAGCATTTTTTCATATTGATAAATTGTATTGGAATCTTTTTCTAACGCATCCCATTTATTCACAATAATAATCGCCGCTTTCCCTTCTTCTTCAATTCGTCCAGCGAGTTTCATATCTTGATCGGTAATGCTATCTAAGGCATCAATGACCAGGAGAGAAACATCAGAGCGTCGAATGGCTTTAAATGCCCGATTAATACTAAAAAATTCCGCACCATACCGAATGTTTTTCTTCTTGCGAATCCCTGCGGTATCAATCAAGCGATAGACTTGTCCTTGATGTTCAATTTGTAAATCAATGGCATCGCGAGTCGTCCCTGAAATCGGGCTAACAATGGAACGACTTGCCCCAGTTAGAGCATTGAGTAAACTGGATTTACCGACATTTGGACGACCAATAATCGCAACATTAATTTCGGTTTCTTCTGCTTCGGGTAAAGCTTCATAAGGGGGAAAAGTGGAGATCACAGCATCTAATAAATCGCCCGTTCCACTCCCATGAATACCGGAAACAGGATACGGTTCTCCTAACCCTAATTCCCAAAATTGTGCGGCTTGCATTAACCCTTGTTCCGGCGATTCACACTTATTCACCGCTAAATAAACCGGAACGTTTTGCTGACGTAACCACTCGGCAATTTCTTCATCTCCAGAAGTGGGTCCACTTTGCCCATCGACTACAAAAATTGCCGCAACGGCTTCTGATAACGCCATCATCGCTTGCTGTCGAATTTCCGGTAAAAATTCACTGTCATCATCAAAGACAATGCCACCAGTATCCACCACTAAAAAATCGCGATCGCGCCAAAAACTCGGTTGATATAAACGGTCGCGGGTAATTCCCGGTTCATCATGGACAATGGCATTGCGACTCCCCGTCAAACGATTCACTAACGTCGATTTTCCGACATTCGGACGACCAATAATTGCAACAATGGGTAACTTTTTCATAATAATAAATAAATGCGCGTCTTTAACCCACAGGTTGTAACGCGCCCTCCCTAAACGTTCATTGTAGTTTTCTTGTTGGCAATGTGAGCCAGACGATCTTTAAAAGGGAATGTCATCCAAATTTTTTTCTTCTTCCTGCGTTCCCCCTGCTGTTTGCGGTTGTGAAGTAGGAAACTCAACTAAATTATCCGTCTCTTTTTGAGCAGAAGGTTCGGGGGCAGTTCCCTTACCTATTCCATGAATGCGAGATAAGGTAAATTCTGCCCGTTTTTCTTTGAACCCTTCTTGACGTTCAAGAATGTTCATGCGCAGACGACCTTCTAAAATAACTTGATCCCCAGCGTGATAATTTTGAGCAACATCATTGGCTAAGTTATCTCCCCAAGCCACTACCTTTAAACTGGCCGGTGGATCATTATCGCGCAAACCGGAAAATTCCACCATCATTTCTGTTAAAGGAGTTTGATTTTCTTGCGTGTAGCGCAGTTGGGGTTGGCTGGTAATTTGTGCCATTAAAATACAACTATTCATCCTCTCCTCCTAAACTTTTTTGCTTCGTTTTAACATCAACTTAATCTCCATTTTAACCTGTCGGGTCGAGCCAACGTAGGACTTCTTTTTTCAATTGCGTAATATCGCGATAAAATTGCTGTTTCACCCATTGACCTAAGGCATCAAGTGGGGAAAAATTGTTTCCCGGTTGCCAATTCCATTCTTTCGGGTTGACGGGGGTCAAATGATTACCGGAAAGCTGCAAATAGGAGACTAAATTGGGAGAAGACGCTTCTAAAACGGGCTTTAAATCTTCAGTTTGATCAATGGTATCATCTTGAAAACGAACTAAAAGAGTCCGTGTTTTTCCGTAATCTTTTTTGACAATATCTAGGGTCCGTTCTGGGGAAGGTGTAAATTCCAAATCAAGAGCAATCAAATTATTTAATTGTTCCACCAAGGGAACCGCTTGTCGGGCTGGATAATTATTATAAGAAATGAGGAGATTTCCCGCCCGTTTCACTTCATATAAACTATTAATGAGTAAATGTAATTTGCAGCCCATACTATGCCCAATGCCATAAATGGGGAGATAGCGCTGAAATAAGCCCAACCGTTGATAGGCGGTTTCAAACCGATTCAAGGTTCGCTGCGCGATCGCGCTATGATTTAAGTCGTTTAAAAAGGGCGTCGCGATAACCGCGTATCCTTCCTCGGCTAAAGATTCCAACAACCAACTATAGGTCACTTGTGGCGCAGTCGCGACAAACGCCCCACCTAAAAAATGAATTAACCCTTTCGGTTGTGAAGGTAATAAAACTGAATTGCCCGCAACCTCTTCCCAATTCGTCATATTTGCAAAAAGTAACTCACACAATCGCCTTATTAATGTTAACTTTTATGAAAGCAAGCTCGCATCGAATTAACTATGCTAGAACTTTATCAATTTGAACTCTCCCAATTTAGCGAAAAAGTCCGTTTTCTTCTCGATTACAAGGGCTTAGAATACCGTAAAATTGAAGTGACCCCAGGGGTGGGACAAGTAGAAGTCTTCCAAATGTCAGGGCAGCGACAAGTCCCCGTCCTCAAAGATGGGGAAACTATTGTTGCTGACTCCACAGAAATCGCCATGTATTTGGAACGGACTTATCCAGAACGTCCCCTCATTCCCACAGCAGCGAAAGAAAAAGGATTAACCCTCCTCATGGAAGAATGGGCAGATGAATCCATTGGTGTCAAAAGTAGAAAAGCCTTCATTGGCGCTTTGAATCGCAACGAAGCTTTACGCGCTGCGGTTTTACCCACTGATACCCCTGAGTTTGTCAGAAGTATTGTTAGTGCCATTCCCTCTGATTTATTAGATGCTT of Cyanobacteria bacterium GSL.Bin1 contains these proteins:
- a CDS encoding DUF1350 domain-containing protein, giving the protein MTNWEEVAGNSVLLPSQPKGLIHFLGGAFVATAPQVTYSWLLESLAEEGYAVIATPFLNDLNHSAIAQRTLNRFETAYQRLGLFQRYLPIYGIGHSMGCKLHLLINSLYEVKRAGNLLISYNNYPARQAVPLVEQLNNLIALDLEFTPSPERTLDIVKKDYGKTRTLLVRFQDDTIDQTEDLKPVLEASSPNLVSYLQLSGNHLTPVNPKEWNWQPGNNFSPLDALGQWVKQQFYRDITQLKKEVLRWLDPTG
- a CDS encoding glutathione S-transferase; the protein is MLELYQFELSQFSEKVRFLLDYKGLEYRKIEVTPGVGQVEVFQMSGQRQVPVLKDGETIVADSTEIAMYLERTYPERPLIPTAAKEKGLTLLMEEWADESIGVKSRKAFIGALNRNEALRAAVLPTDTPEFVRSIVSAIPSDLLDALGSGVGMGGEALKAAEGSLKQDLEALCLILQEQPYLTGAMPTLADFSVASLSLLLKFPEESYMDIPNQLAGKALPGIGDNPAFEPFFTWRDQLYSEYRQPAVSTGSSGTSASAPSSIEIE